Part of the bacterium genome, ACCAAGTGCTCCCTTCCCATCAGATGGAGCTACTAATCAAAACCTTAGTATAACTTTAAGCTGGACGGGTGGAGATGCTGATTCAACTGATACCGTTACCTATAATATCTACTTTGGAACAATTACCCCGCCACCACAAATTTGTAATAATCAGACAGAAACTACCTATAGTGTAACTCAATTAGCTTCTGGCATGTGGTATTACTGGCAAGTAGTTGCCACAGATAATTATGGCTCTTCTACCATCGGTTCTATTTGGAAATTTAAGACTATCTCAGAGCAACCTCCTGGTACCCCAACCAATCTTATTGCCACAGCAGTATCATGGAATCAAATAAATCTTTCCTGGCA contains:
- a CDS encoding fibronectin type III domain-containing protein, which produces MKSITKLFLIFNLSFISLLFIVVTTWANNPPNKPSAPFPSDGATNQNLSITLSWTGGDADSTDTVTYNIYFGTITPPPQICNNQTETTYSVTQLASGMWYYWQVVATDNYGSSTIGSIWKFKTISEQPPGTPTNLIATAVSWNQINLSWQDKSDDETEFRIERKTGINGNYGTITTVGANITSFQDKGLEQTTTYYYRVKAYNSYNGTSP